The genomic region ATATTAAAGAAGGCCGTCAGAATGATCTGCGGCCTTCTTTGTTATTGTTTAATATTATAATGAGGAATTAAAATTTTTCTTACATACTACATCTTCTCTAATAGAAACTACTTCGTCTGATCCGCTTCATCACTCACCAGACTTACAAGGACGCCTTTCTTCTCCATTTTTCAGTTAAGAACGGATATTAGAATACCTCCCTAACAAATGTAGCCCTAATATGATATGACCCTTTACAATTTTTTCATTGACACTGCCTTTAATAAAAAGATATATTTATTGATGTTGATAATCATTATCATATGTATAAAACGTTTTATATATCTACTTTTTTACATCCCAACGGATGTAATTGTTCAACCAGGATGTTCAGCACTACCAAATACATTTTACGATTCAGGAAGGGGAAACACATGAATACAAAGAGAAAGTTTCCATTAACGGCGTTACTGATATCACTGGTCTTTATCCTGGCATTAGTTGGTTGTGGAAGTAAGACTGCAGAGCCAGCGGCAACTCCTGCTGCAGGTGACACAGCAGCTACCGAAACACCAGCCGCTACAGATGAGAATGCCGGATATCCAATTACAATTAAACATGCTTTGGGCGAAACGGTTATTGAGAAAAAGCCTGAACGTGTAGCTACAGTACAATGGGCGAACCAAGATGTCGTTCTCGCGCTTGGACAAGTTCCTGTAGGTTTCTCGGCAGCTAACTTTGGTGTTCAGGATGACAGCGGACTGCTGCCTTGGACTGCGAAGAAACTCGATGAACTCGGTGTAACCGACCCGAACGTTTTCCAAGATACAGACGGACTTGATTTTGAAGCCATTTCCGATTCCAACCCAGATGTTATTCTTGCAGCATACTCCGGTATCACTCAGGAAGACTACGATCTTCTTAGTGAAATTGCTCCGGTTGTAGCTTACCCAACGGCTCCATGGGCAACGACATGGCGCGAGCAGGTTTCTTTCAATGCGAAGGGTATGGGTATGGAAGCAGAAGGCGAGCAGCTGATCAAAGATACGGAGGCTATGGTTAACGAAAAATTAGCTGCATATCCTCAGATCAAAGACAAAAAAGTAGTTTGGGTTAACTTCTCCGCTGAAGACATGTCCAAACTTCATATCTATACACCTGTAGATTCTCGTGTATCATTCCTGGGTGAGCTAGGATTGGTTATTCCAGAAAGTATCACAAGCCAAATTACAGACCCTAACAGCTACTCGCTGAGCTTAAGTGCAGAGAATGCTGAAGCCCTTAATGATGCTGATATCCTCGTTGGATATGGAAATGCCGAGTTGCTGAAAGCCATTCAGGCTGATCCGTTGCTGGGTAAAATCCCTGCGGTAAAACGTGGTTCTGTAGCGTTCATTGAAGCAGACACACCTTTGGTTGCTGCTGGAACGCCAAACCCACTGTCCATTTCCTACACGATCGATGATTATTTGAAATTAATTAGTGGAGCAATCGACAAAATCAATGAATAGTACATCGGTTCCGAATGAAAACCGAATACGTGCACATGTCCCCAAGAACTTCATCTTGGTGTTAGTGATTTGTTTTATCCTGCTCGGTGCAACTATGATTGCCTCACTGGTCTTTGGCTCTAGACCCGTGAGGTTTCATGAGTTAATCGACGGACTATTTCACCCGGAAGTAGACTCTTATGGGGCAAACATCGTGCGCAAACGGATCTCCCGAACAGTCTTCAGCTTGTTATGCGGGGTAGCACTCGGCGTATCAGGAGCACTTATGCAAGCCGTTACCCGGAATCCACTTGCCGACCCAAGTATATTGGGTGTCAATACAGGGGCATCTCTGTTTGTGGTTATGGGTATTGCATTCCTGAACATCAGCAGCGCCAATCAATATATCTGGCTGGCACTGGCCGGAGCTGCAATAACGGCTGTGTTCGTATTCGGAATCGGCTCAATGGGGCGTGGCGGAGCCACGCCCATTAAGCTTGTTTTGGCCGGAGCGGCCATCAGCGCCGCGCTCTCCTCACTCGTCACCGCCATTATGATCCCTCGTTCTTATGTCATGGACCAGTTCAGGTTCTGGCAAGTGGGCAGCGTAGGATCGGCAACCTGGAGTGGAATCAGTACATTCATCCCGTTCCTGCTCATCGGTATACTCATTGCATTTCTTACAGCACCGGCACTGAACGCCTTAGCTTTGGGTGACGATGTTGCAACAGGACTCGGTGTGCGAACTGGAACACTTCGATTCATCTCGGCTCTTGCAGGGGTTCTATTATGCGGAGCAGCTACTGCACTGGCTGGACCTATTGGTTTCATCGGATTGCTGTCTACCCACGTCATACGCCTTATACTGGGCCCCGACTTACGTTTTGTCATACCCATGTCAGCCATAGCCGGAGCGATCATTCTAACGATATCCGATGTCGGTGGCAGACTCATCAGCAACCCTGGAGAGCTTGAAGTCGGCGTCGTTACCGCATTTATAGGTGCTCCAATATTAATCATCCTCGCGATGCGATCGAAAGTGCGTTCATTATGAGAGATCAATCGATTGAATTTATTATGGCGGGCAGACGTCATCGACGTCGCCGCTGGATACTTGTCACCAGTCTACTTGCTATACTTGCATGTGCTCTTTGCTGCGCCATGCTTTTGCTCGGCAACACAATCTATCCACTTAAAGATGTCATCAGCTCTCTTTCGGGAGAGAAGATCAAAGGTGTCTCTTTTGCCGTAAATACCATACGTTTACCGAGAATGCTCACAGGTCTCTTTGCTGGATTTGCCTTCGGTATTGCAGGTTATACCTTCCAGACTATGTTGCGGAACCCGCTGGCGAATCCTAATGTTATCGGGATCACATCAGGTTCAAGCGCTGCGGCTGTGTTTTGTATCGTCGTGCTTCATGCAAGCGGAGCCATTGTTTCCCTGGCTTCAGTGATTGCAGGTCTGGCTACGGTGTTGTTCATCTATGTACTCTCCAGAGGAAAAATATTCTCCATCGGAAGGTTAATACTGATCGGGATCGGTATTCAAGCCATGCTTGATGCGGTCATCTCCTATCTCCTACTGGTTAGTTCTGAAAAGGATATCCCTGCCGCAATCCGATGGCTCACAGGTAGTCTGAACGGCTCTCAGATGAGTGCACTACCACCTCTCGTGATTACCGTGCTAATCTGCTCACCCATCATCATGATGCTCGGCAAACACCTTAGTATATTGGAACTCGGAGAACAATCGGCGTTTTCACTAGGCGTAGACACGGATAAGACCAGAATTGCGCTTATTGTGAGTGCGGTCTGCATGGTTGCCATTGCTACCGCCACTACAGGCCCGATTGCCTTTGTCTCCTTCCTTGCGGGACCTATTGCGAAGAGACTCGTAGGTGTTGGCTCTTCGAACATTCTCCCGGCAGGTCTGGTTGGCGTCAATCTGGTTCTTGCCTCAGATCTCATCGGACAGTTTGCTTTTGAGTACAGATTCCCCGTAGGCGTCATTACCGGATTACTCGGAGCACCGTATCTGATCTTCCTGTTAATCCGAATGAATCGTAAGGGGGAGTTATAATGAAACCGACACATGTATTTGAAGCGAAACAACTCGTTGCCGGATATGAAAATAAAACCATTATCCACGGTGTGGATATCGTTATACCGAGTAATCAAATAAGCGTGATTATTGGCTCTAATGGTTGCGGTAAGTCTACCCTTTTGAAAACGATGGCCAGGCTCATTAAGCCTACCTCCGGCAGCATTACGCTGGACGGCAAAGCCATCAGCAAGATCCCGCCCAAGCAATTGGCTCGCGTGATCGGACTACTCCCGCAGTCTCCTATTGTTCCGGAAGGTATTTCGGTAGCGGATCTGGTTGGCCGTGGAAGATTTCCACACCAGTCCTTGTTCAGTGGCTGGACCAAGAAAGATTATGAGGCAGTAGCCGAAGCCATGACCATTATGAACATTACCGAGTTTGCCAATCACAATATTGATGAGCTTTCAGGCGGACAACGTCAGCGTGTGTGGATTGCCATGGCGCTGGCGCAACAGACAGATATCCTCTTTCTCGATGAGCCGACGACCTTCTTGGACATCACGTATCAAGTCGAGATTCTGGACCTGCTTACCGAGCTGAACCGCAAGCATGGAACGACTATTGTGATGGTACTGCACGATATCAACTTATCGGCACGGTATGCAGATCATATCTTTGCGCTTCACACCGGAAAACTTGTGGCTGAAGGCACGCCCTCAGAGGTGATAACCGCCCCACAGGTCAAAGACATTTTCGGATTGGAATGTACGGTTATTGAAGACCCCGTTTCGGGATCACCAATGGTGGTGCCTAAAGGGCGATATCATGCAAAATAGACAAATAGCGGCAGTTGCGACAAAGATCCCTTTGTCCTAACTGTCGCTATTTCATTTTGGTCTAATCGGTTTTAGCTAGAAAGCGAATAGTTACCGAGGTCCCCTGACCTTTGGCGCTGTGGTATTCAATCGTTCCCTCATATTTTTCCACGATGTTATAACAGATCATCAATCCCAGCCCTGTCCCATTCGTTTTCAATGAATAAAATGGAGTCCCCAGTGATTTCACCTCTTCCTCTGTCATACCACTTCCCTGATCCGTTATTCGCATCTCCACCCACTGCTTCACTCGCTTCGCTGTTACCTTGACGGTTGTACCCGCCTCCGAAGCTTCCAGTGCATTTTTGATGAGGTTAATCAGTAACTGCTTGAACTCAATCGTATTAATAAGAATTATGCAATCCTCATCCACCTGCACATCCATATGTTTGTCCGACAACATCGCATAGGAGCTGAGCAGACCGGTCACACCCTCAAGAACCTCCTTAACATCCACCTTCTCTGGTCTGAGTTCTCTATTGGGTTTAGCAAGGGTCAGAAATTGAGAGGTCACCTGTTCAACGGTATTTAGCTCATCAATCATCAAAGCAAACTTATTTCTGACCGGTTGTTCAAAAGAGGTATCTTCTCGATACAGCTGCAAAAAACCTCGCACAACCGTCACTGGGTTACGAATCTCATGTGCAACAGCAGCCGTTAAATGGGCAATCATTTTCAACCGCTCCGATTGCTGCAATTGTTCAAAATACAGTTGTTGCTTCCTCATCCGAGAAAAGGTCAGGTGGAAAATAAGAAATAAAATAATTTGGCTCGCCATAATATTGATAAAATTACCGATCACATCCGTATGTATGTATGCATACTCGTTCCCTTGGTTATACAGAAGATTGTAACCAAACGTAATGAGAATTAAAATCCCATTTAGAATCAACGAGCAATAGAATAATTTCAGGTCATAGAACAGGATTGCAAGGGCCGGAAGAAGACAAATAAGGATATAGGTTGTCCACGACTGAGGATACAAAAAAGCAAGCGTATAGAAGTATGCAAACCCGATCAGAATGATGCTTAATCTAAAGGAAAACGTCTCCACCTTTGGATACAGCAATAGACATACGGCCAGAACGGTTACGCATAGGCAATGGATCACATACCCCACCGTAACCCCGTTCAATTCGGTCGTGGACAGGATTAATCCCGATAACATCAGAGCAATAATCGTAAGCATTGAGATGTAATACGTTTTCCGATTGATCTGACTATGCATTTCTTTCATGAATTCACCACTTTTAAATGGATTTAGATGTAGGCCGCTTTCGGCTTTCTACAATACAATATCATTGTATCTTATTTAACGACCTGCATATATGGGCTCTGATTAAACATCCCCTCAGAAAAGAGGATTACACTAAAAAGCCATACGGATAATAGTCCGTACGGCTGAATTAACGGTTTGTTTTAATTATACATAACACATGCGTGAATGATAAATGACGATACGAAGGTTACTTCCAGAGCTCTTCAGCAATTTCCTTAATAAAGGCTAGCTTGCGCCATTGCTGTTCCTCGGTCAGATGGTTGCCTTCTTCCGTGGAAGCGAAGCCGCATTGCGGGCTCAGGCAGATTCGATCCAGATCAACATATTGCTTGGCTTCCTCGATCCGTTTCAGAATATCTTCCTTGTTCTCCAGCTCTCCAAATTTGGAAGAGAAGAGGCCTAGCACCACCTGCTGATTGTCCTTCAGGAAACGAAGTGGCTTGAAGTCACCAGCCCGTTCCGTATCAAACTCCAGGTAGAAACCAGAGTAGTTATCGATGCTCAGAAGTGTTTGTGCAATCGGCTCGTAGCCCCCACCGACTCCTGCAAATGTTGAAACATAATTACCGCGGCAGACATGGGTGGTTACCACGAGGTCTTCTGGCAGGCCAGATACCACTTCTTCGTTCAGTTTTGCAAGTTCGTTTGCATACTCTTCCACATTAACACCAATCTGCTCCATCACTGCGATGAACTGTTGGTCACACAGTGCCCCCCACGTGCAATCATCAATCTGAATGCTGCGGCAGCCGGCTTCATAGAAAGCCAGGATGGATGCTTTGTACGCCCCAGCAATGTCCGAGAGAAGCTCTTGGCGGTTCGGATAGATGGCCTGTGTGCTTTCCTCGTTATCTGCCCGGTCCAATTCAAATAGGAACTGTGCAGCTGCTGGAATAGATTGACGGGCAACGACGTCTTCCCCAGCCGCTTCTTTCAAGAAGGCATAATGCGCTACAAATGGATGACTGCTATAGCTGATTTTACCGGTCAGGCGAGCTGTTTCCGGTCTGGACGTCGCACCGTTGAATCGGTAGCCTTCCTCGATGATCGTCCGCTCTACACCATCCAGTCCCCAGAAGAAGTCCAGATGCCACCAAGAGCGGCGGAATTCGCCGTCGGTTACAGCTTGAAGGCCAACTTCTTTTTGTTTTTGTACGAGTTTCACAATCTCGGCGTTCTCGACTTCATTCAACTGTTCCGCGGTGATTTCGCCGCTCCGGTATTTTAATCTGGCATCTTTCAACGCACTCGGGCGCAGGAAACTACCAACAATATCATATCGAAATGGAGTGACGGTTCGCTGTTTAGGTTCGGTTTGTATGCTCATAGTTTAATCTCCCCGTATATCATTATTTGATTAAATATAACATATCCGATCGGAATAACCGTTCTACGAAAGAGTAATAGCCCGTTATAGTTATTAGCTATAGCTGAAGAGAACAATGGTGTATCCAAATATAAGCTATTTTATTTTATGATACGATGCCCCCATGTTCATTAAGCTACTTGCTGTCTTCATAATAATCCGGGGTCGTTCTTTTCATGAAGAAACTTACCCCTGCGTATGATAGGGTTCCCCCCGCTACCTATAACCGCAAGGTCATGTGCCCGGGCAACCGCACTAACACGATTATGTACCTCAAGTTTCGAGAATATATGTCTTACATGAACCTTGACGGTGCTCAAGCTGATCTGTAGCTGTTCGGCTATTTCTTCGTTAGTTGATCCAGCTGCAATGCCCTGTAACACTTCTCTCTCTCG from Paenibacillus sp. FSL R5-0341 harbors:
- a CDS encoding 5-methyltetrahydropteroyltriglutamate--homocysteine S-methyltransferase; protein product: MSIQTEPKQRTVTPFRYDIVGSFLRPSALKDARLKYRSGEITAEQLNEVENAEIVKLVQKQKEVGLQAVTDGEFRRSWWHLDFFWGLDGVERTIIEEGYRFNGATSRPETARLTGKISYSSHPFVAHYAFLKEAAGEDVVARQSIPAAAQFLFELDRADNEESTQAIYPNRQELLSDIAGAYKASILAFYEAGCRSIQIDDCTWGALCDQQFIAVMEQIGVNVEEYANELAKLNEEVVSGLPEDLVVTTHVCRGNYVSTFAGVGGGYEPIAQTLLSIDNYSGFYLEFDTERAGDFKPLRFLKDNQQVVLGLFSSKFGELENKEDILKRIEEAKQYVDLDRICLSPQCGFASTEEGNHLTEEQQWRKLAFIKEIAEELWK
- a CDS encoding iron chelate uptake ABC transporter family permease subunit, translating into MRDQSIEFIMAGRRHRRRRWILVTSLLAILACALCCAMLLLGNTIYPLKDVISSLSGEKIKGVSFAVNTIRLPRMLTGLFAGFAFGIAGYTFQTMLRNPLANPNVIGITSGSSAAAVFCIVVLHASGAIVSLASVIAGLATVLFIYVLSRGKIFSIGRLILIGIGIQAMLDAVISYLLLVSSEKDIPAAIRWLTGSLNGSQMSALPPLVITVLICSPIIMMLGKHLSILELGEQSAFSLGVDTDKTRIALIVSAVCMVAIATATTGPIAFVSFLAGPIAKRLVGVGSSNILPAGLVGVNLVLASDLIGQFAFEYRFPVGVITGLLGAPYLIFLLIRMNRKGEL
- a CDS encoding iron chelate uptake ABC transporter family permease subunit, coding for MNSTSVPNENRIRAHVPKNFILVLVICFILLGATMIASLVFGSRPVRFHELIDGLFHPEVDSYGANIVRKRISRTVFSLLCGVALGVSGALMQAVTRNPLADPSILGVNTGASLFVVMGIAFLNISSANQYIWLALAGAAITAVFVFGIGSMGRGGATPIKLVLAGAAISAALSSLVTAIMIPRSYVMDQFRFWQVGSVGSATWSGISTFIPFLLIGILIAFLTAPALNALALGDDVATGLGVRTGTLRFISALAGVLLCGAATALAGPIGFIGLLSTHVIRLILGPDLRFVIPMSAIAGAIILTISDVGGRLISNPGELEVGVVTAFIGAPILIILAMRSKVRSL
- a CDS encoding ABC transporter ATP-binding protein translates to MKPTHVFEAKQLVAGYENKTIIHGVDIVIPSNQISVIIGSNGCGKSTLLKTMARLIKPTSGSITLDGKAISKIPPKQLARVIGLLPQSPIVPEGISVADLVGRGRFPHQSLFSGWTKKDYEAVAEAMTIMNITEFANHNIDELSGGQRQRVWIAMALAQQTDILFLDEPTTFLDITYQVEILDLLTELNRKHGTTIVMVLHDINLSARYADHIFALHTGKLVAEGTPSEVITAPQVKDIFGLECTVIEDPVSGSPMVVPKGRYHAK
- a CDS encoding iron-siderophore ABC transporter substrate-binding protein gives rise to the protein MNTKRKFPLTALLISLVFILALVGCGSKTAEPAATPAAGDTAATETPAATDENAGYPITIKHALGETVIEKKPERVATVQWANQDVVLALGQVPVGFSAANFGVQDDSGLLPWTAKKLDELGVTDPNVFQDTDGLDFEAISDSNPDVILAAYSGITQEDYDLLSEIAPVVAYPTAPWATTWREQVSFNAKGMGMEAEGEQLIKDTEAMVNEKLAAYPQIKDKKVVWVNFSAEDMSKLHIYTPVDSRVSFLGELGLVIPESITSQITDPNSYSLSLSAENAEALNDADILVGYGNAELLKAIQADPLLGKIPAVKRGSVAFIEADTPLVAAGTPNPLSISYTIDDYLKLISGAIDKINE
- a CDS encoding HAMP domain-containing sensor histidine kinase is translated as MKEMHSQINRKTYYISMLTIIALMLSGLILSTTELNGVTVGYVIHCLCVTVLAVCLLLYPKVETFSFRLSIILIGFAYFYTLAFLYPQSWTTYILICLLPALAILFYDLKLFYCSLILNGILILITFGYNLLYNQGNEYAYIHTDVIGNFINIMASQIILFLIFHLTFSRMRKQQLYFEQLQQSERLKMIAHLTAAVAHEIRNPVTVVRGFLQLYREDTSFEQPVRNKFALMIDELNTVEQVTSQFLTLAKPNRELRPEKVDVKEVLEGVTGLLSSYAMLSDKHMDVQVDEDCIILINTIEFKQLLINLIKNALEASEAGTTVKVTAKRVKQWVEMRITDQGSGMTEEEVKSLGTPFYSLKTNGTGLGLMICYNIVEKYEGTIEYHSAKGQGTSVTIRFLAKTD